From a single Stigmatopora argus isolate UIUO_Sarg chromosome 4, RoL_Sarg_1.0, whole genome shotgun sequence genomic region:
- the LOC144073613 gene encoding sodium channel regulatory subunit beta-1-like isoform X1: protein MAEVPATLVLSVLIVGLRAATCAAACVEVDSETEAVAHRGFKLGCISCKRRGEVTATASVAWFFKAAHDHDFYKIYDFEEHLGSITDERFESRVEWRGSTSTRDLQDASIYVANVTFDDAGTYACIFYRVLFYNDYTFHTHIRKTINLRVVPKKTRGWASILSEVMMYVSIVGLQLWLLVEMVYCYRKISAAGEEALRENAVSKYWRRNGFSHPPSEPPSPPRQRAEAEGGDEAPADQSTTRDTVTKEKAQYELWIQS, encoded by the exons CGGCCACGTGCGCGGCCGCGTGCGTGGAGGTGGACTCGGAAACGGAGGCGGTGGCCCACCGCGGCTTCAAGCTGGGCTGCATTTCGTGCAAGAGGAGGGGCGAGGTCACGGCCACGGCCAGCGTGGCCTGGTTCTTCAAGGCCGCGCACGATCACGACTTCTACAAG ATTTACGACTTTGAGGAGCATCTGGGCTCCATCACGGACGAGCGCTTCGAGTCGCGCGTGGAATGGCGCGGCAGCACGTCGACGCGGGACCTGCAGGACGCTTCCATCTACGTGGCCAACGTGACCTTTGACGACGCGGGAACGTACGCGTGCATCTTCTACCGCGTGCTATTCTACAACGACTACACTTTCCACACCCACATTCGCAAGACCATCAATTTGCGCGTGGTGCCTAAAA AAACGCGGGGGTGGGCGTCCATCTTGTCGGAGGTGATGATGTACGTGTCCATCGTGGGCCTGCAACTGTGGCTGTTGGTGGAGATGGTCTACTGTTACAGGAAGATCTCGGCGGCGGGCGAGGAGGCCTTGAGAGAGAACGC AGTGAGCAAGTACTGGCGCAGAAACGGCTTCTCGCATCCGCCTTCGGAACCGCCATCCCCCCCGAGGCAGCGCGCCGAGGCGGAAGGGGGTGACGAAGCACCGGCGGACCAATCGACGACGAGGGACACTGTTACAAAAGAAAAAGCTCAATATGAGTTATGGATACAatcataa
- the LOC144073613 gene encoding sodium channel regulatory subunit beta-1-like isoform X2, whose product MAEVPATLVLSVLIVGLRAATCAAACVEVDSETEAVAHRGFKLGCISCKRRGEVTATASVAWFFKAAHDHDFYKIYDFEEHLGSITDERFESRVEWRGSTSTRDLQDASIYVANVTFDDAGTYACIFYRVLFYNDYTFHTHIRKTINLRVVPKKTRGWASILSEVMMYVSIVGLQLWLLVEMVYCYRKISAAGEEALRENAAEYLAIAPENKDNCAAVQVEE is encoded by the exons CGGCCACGTGCGCGGCCGCGTGCGTGGAGGTGGACTCGGAAACGGAGGCGGTGGCCCACCGCGGCTTCAAGCTGGGCTGCATTTCGTGCAAGAGGAGGGGCGAGGTCACGGCCACGGCCAGCGTGGCCTGGTTCTTCAAGGCCGCGCACGATCACGACTTCTACAAG ATTTACGACTTTGAGGAGCATCTGGGCTCCATCACGGACGAGCGCTTCGAGTCGCGCGTGGAATGGCGCGGCAGCACGTCGACGCGGGACCTGCAGGACGCTTCCATCTACGTGGCCAACGTGACCTTTGACGACGCGGGAACGTACGCGTGCATCTTCTACCGCGTGCTATTCTACAACGACTACACTTTCCACACCCACATTCGCAAGACCATCAATTTGCGCGTGGTGCCTAAAA AAACGCGGGGGTGGGCGTCCATCTTGTCGGAGGTGATGATGTACGTGTCCATCGTGGGCCTGCAACTGTGGCTGTTGGTGGAGATGGTCTACTGTTACAGGAAGATCTCGGCGGCGGGCGAGGAGGCCTTGAGAGAGAACGC GGCCGAGTATTTAGCCATAGCGCCCGAAAACAAAGACAACTGCGCCGCTGTGCAGGTGGAAGAGTAG